In one Chitinophaga sancti genomic region, the following are encoded:
- a CDS encoding alpha/beta fold hydrolase → MPVRQEGRRSMAHSVKVIFVGFCMLTSLLVKGQIPKDTAHKAQKTVYLFSGIGADSSIFMNLELPGYHKVYINWIPALRHETIEQYAARIRPQVTEENPDIIGLSFGGIVAVEVAKLVKVDKMVLISSVRTKNELNRIQFFWMKLGFYHLIPGALIQRTNFLTYRYFGAWSPNDKETLTNLLKDTDVNFFRWALKSIAYWNNKVPPERTIQINGTADRVITTRRVHPDYQIKGGGHLMVFNKADTISKIIVNYLGK, encoded by the coding sequence ATGCCTGTCAGGCAAGAAGGAAGAAGATCTATGGCGCACAGTGTGAAAGTGATTTTTGTTGGTTTTTGTATGCTCACCAGCCTCCTGGTGAAGGGGCAAATACCGAAGGATACAGCTCATAAAGCACAGAAAACTGTTTACCTTTTTAGTGGTATAGGGGCAGACTCAAGTATATTTATGAACCTTGAATTGCCAGGGTATCATAAAGTTTATATAAACTGGATCCCTGCATTGCGACATGAAACCATTGAGCAGTATGCAGCGAGGATCAGGCCCCAGGTTACTGAAGAAAACCCGGATATCATCGGACTTTCCTTTGGTGGGATTGTTGCTGTGGAAGTGGCGAAGCTGGTGAAGGTGGATAAAATGGTGCTGATTTCTTCCGTCAGAACTAAGAATGAATTGAACAGGATACAGTTTTTCTGGATGAAACTGGGTTTTTATCATCTTATTCCGGGAGCCTTAATACAGCGGACTAATTTTCTCACCTATCGATATTTTGGCGCCTGGTCGCCTAATGATAAAGAGACATTGACGAATTTATTAAAAGACACGGATGTCAATTTTTTCCGTTGGGCATTGAAGAGTATTGCTTATTGGAATAATAAGGTGCCGCCGGAAAGGACGATTCAAATAAATGGAACTGCTGACAGGGTGATTACTACCAGGCGGGTGCATCCGGATTACCAAATTAAAGGCGGTGGACATTTGATGGTTTTTAATAAGGCGGATACTATTAGTAAGATTATTGTGAATTACCTGGGGAAGTAA
- a CDS encoding DUF7638 domain-containing protein, with protein MKFNLFNRKSGKMITPSTKVYRKQIIEGFSIPAIIHNSNYFFVDLDVYENGRVQCWNFEDFEHFKKDVQRGWVSLNVPDNEEISIHGLGSWTIQNGNWQFNKETFLDYVKELIKYLNPRLENIYTYSEKKINGVRIGENGNGTIYKEKTPNDFFSNKIDGESVNLFYKTNDVFNLVKANVFADGSLELSRLESPITLNIEEFERLVHESVLLTDIPIGSIVHIYGLGKFSIQETHYITSIQDKLLEIKDIQKQLKGEPTTIEFCRQVHQKFLASPTKNAKEELRIAYESIPTHQRMYVGDMDTKDIEVRMIIYGDQEIENWSHYILAKERGEELPTIIVPKPNDEQNDG; from the coding sequence ATGAAATTTAACTTATTCAATCGAAAATCGGGTAAAATGATTACCCCTTCGACAAAAGTCTATAGAAAGCAAATAATCGAAGGATTTTCAATTCCTGCAATCATTCATAATAGCAATTATTTTTTTGTCGACCTAGATGTTTATGAAAACGGCCGGGTTCAATGCTGGAACTTTGAGGACTTTGAACATTTTAAGAAAGACGTTCAACGCGGCTGGGTTTCCTTAAACGTTCCGGACAATGAAGAAATTTCAATTCATGGTTTAGGAAGTTGGACAATACAAAATGGAAATTGGCAATTTAATAAGGAGACCTTTCTCGACTACGTAAAAGAGTTAATCAAGTATCTTAACCCAAGGTTAGAAAACATTTATACATACAGTGAGAAAAAAATCAACGGTGTCAGGATCGGTGAAAACGGAAACGGAACGATTTACAAAGAAAAGACGCCAAATGACTTTTTTTCAAACAAAATAGATGGCGAAAGCGTGAATCTATTTTACAAAACAAACGATGTATTTAATTTAGTAAAAGCAAATGTCTTTGCAGATGGAAGTTTGGAGCTTTCACGACTAGAGAGCCCAATAACTTTAAATATTGAAGAATTTGAAAGGCTTGTACACGAAAGTGTTTTATTAACTGACATTCCAATTGGTTCGATAGTTCACATTTATGGGCTTGGAAAATTCTCCATTCAAGAAACGCATTACATTACATCAATTCAAGACAAACTATTAGAAATAAAAGATATTCAAAAACAATTGAAAGGAGAACCGACAACAATAGAGTTTTGTCGACAAGTCCACCAAAAGTTTTTAGCCAGTCCGACAAAAAATGCCAAAGAGGAATTACGGATTGCTTACGAAAGTATACCAACCCACCAGAGAATGTATGTTGGGGACATGGATACAAAAGATATTGAAGTGCGAATGATAATTTATGGAGACCAGGAAATTGAGAATTGGTCTCATTACATATTAGCAAAAGAAAGGGGGGAAGAACTGCCAACGATTATAGTTCCGAAACCCAATGATGAACAAAACGACGGATAA
- a CDS encoding GNAT family N-acetyltransferase yields MSDYILTTERLGLRRWLDSDIQPFAEMNKDVDVMRFFPKSLTDRETSEMVQRIKLHFDENGFGLFAVENKLTKKIIGFTGFAVPTFDAFFTPCVEIGWRYKKEAWGQGFATEAANACLKYGFDILEFDKVVSFTSIINVKSENVMRRIGMNYVGEFDHPKVEQNSRLRRHILYQINTKQL; encoded by the coding sequence ATGAGCGATTATATACTAACAACTGAACGACTTGGTTTAAGACGGTGGCTTGATTCAGACATCCAACCATTTGCAGAGATGAACAAAGACGTAGACGTAATGAGGTTTTTCCCTAAAAGCTTGACAGATAGGGAAACATCAGAAATGGTGCAAAGAATCAAATTGCATTTTGACGAAAATGGATTTGGGCTCTTTGCAGTTGAAAACAAACTAACAAAAAAAATTATTGGTTTTACCGGATTTGCTGTTCCAACATTTGACGCATTTTTTACTCCCTGTGTTGAAATTGGTTGGCGATATAAAAAAGAAGCTTGGGGACAAGGCTTTGCAACAGAAGCCGCTAATGCTTGTTTGAAATATGGTTTTGACATTCTGGAATTTGATAAAGTCGTTTCATTTACTTCAATAATAAATGTGAAGTCAGAAAACGTAATGAGAAGAATTGGTATGAACTACGTAGGGGAATTTGACCATCCCAAGGTTGAACAAAATAGTAGGCTTAGACGTCACATTTTGTACCAAATTAATACTAAGCAACTTTAG
- a CDS encoding beta-N-acetylhexosaminidase family protein, whose protein sequence is MKMLFTCLTVVMFGCSAALAQTVQHSPQASPAFAQAATLPAIFPAPVSIELGKGAFTLGKSVVLITAPGVDTATTTLVRKLLMAAGVETVTNARQLPQVFDYPHIVLGTGDAAIVRTALSKSGAVLDSNVEGYTIASTVIGNGALITLAGYDADGLFHAAQTLRQLVQRAAIPALVIKDHPAMPIRGTIEGFYGKPWSMADRAKHLDFLATVKANTYIYSPKDDPYARDRWRDAYPAATLTELGKLVANAAKNHINFVYAISPGPTVCFSDTSDLQTLVRKFNALRAIGVHSFYVALDDIEYKKWNCDLDKVTFGPSSAEAAGIAQAKLLNALQASIKKADPTAPDLIMVPTEYYDAKESPYKAALRKNLDSQVVVQWTGTDVVPPAISVPDAKAATKAFGRKTLLWDNYPVNDYGESVGRLLVAPYVKREAGLSKELEGILSNPMNQEAPSRAAVTGVVAFAWNDKGYDAERTWLFAARELAGGDEQTTAALLTFFDTQHLAPTFGSQPWQEQAPKLKAMLDGVRDAIANGDVVTRRQAIADLIRHAAVFASAPDIIRAGIVDTSFAVDARPWLDAMQLWGRALQLTAAGLEAADHGSNAAGRYFANAKKLAAEAAAMQTIPGATRFGGAIKIADGVLDEFVASAPKMIAIEK, encoded by the coding sequence ATGAAAATGTTATTCACCTGTTTAACCGTTGTGATGTTCGGCTGCAGCGCTGCTTTGGCTCAAACGGTTCAACATTCTCCGCAAGCCAGTCCGGCATTTGCGCAAGCTGCTACCTTACCTGCTATTTTCCCGGCCCCGGTATCCATCGAACTTGGAAAAGGTGCCTTCACACTGGGGAAATCGGTTGTACTGATTACTGCTCCCGGCGTAGATACTGCCACTACAACACTGGTGCGTAAGTTACTGATGGCTGCAGGCGTTGAAACTGTAACGAATGCACGGCAGTTGCCACAGGTATTTGACTACCCGCACATTGTTCTCGGAACGGGCGATGCGGCGATCGTACGTACTGCGCTTTCTAAGAGTGGCGCTGTGCTGGATAGTAATGTTGAAGGTTACACGATTGCCAGCACTGTGATAGGCAATGGCGCATTGATAACCCTTGCCGGCTATGATGCGGATGGTTTATTCCATGCTGCCCAGACTTTACGTCAACTCGTGCAGCGTGCTGCTATTCCTGCTCTGGTGATCAAAGATCATCCTGCGATGCCGATCCGAGGTACGATTGAAGGGTTCTATGGAAAACCATGGTCTATGGCTGATCGTGCGAAGCATCTCGACTTCCTCGCTACTGTAAAAGCCAATACATATATCTATAGTCCAAAAGATGATCCTTATGCCAGGGATCGCTGGCGCGATGCTTATCCCGCTGCAACCCTGACTGAGCTGGGTAAACTGGTGGCGAATGCGGCTAAGAACCATATCAACTTTGTGTATGCGATTTCACCTGGTCCTACCGTTTGTTTCTCTGACACCAGCGATCTGCAGACACTGGTGCGCAAGTTCAATGCCCTGCGTGCTATTGGTGTACATAGTTTTTATGTAGCCCTCGATGATATCGAATATAAAAAGTGGAATTGCGACCTTGACAAGGTAACTTTTGGTCCTTCAAGTGCTGAAGCAGCAGGTATTGCGCAGGCAAAACTGCTGAATGCATTGCAGGCCAGCATTAAGAAAGCTGATCCGACTGCACCTGATTTAATTATGGTGCCAACAGAATATTATGATGCAAAAGAATCTCCGTACAAAGCAGCATTACGTAAAAACCTGGATTCACAGGTAGTTGTGCAATGGACGGGTACTGATGTTGTGCCACCTGCCATCTCTGTGCCTGATGCAAAAGCGGCTACAAAGGCTTTTGGTCGTAAGACACTGTTATGGGATAACTATCCGGTGAATGACTATGGTGAATCAGTAGGTCGTTTATTGGTAGCTCCTTATGTAAAGCGTGAAGCGGGTTTATCTAAAGAGCTGGAAGGTATCCTGTCCAACCCAATGAACCAGGAGGCACCAAGCCGTGCTGCAGTAACTGGGGTAGTTGCCTTTGCTTGGAATGATAAAGGATATGATGCGGAGCGGACCTGGCTTTTTGCTGCAAGAGAACTGGCGGGTGGTGATGAGCAGACGACTGCCGCACTGCTTACTTTCTTTGATACCCAGCATCTGGCGCCGACTTTTGGTAGTCAGCCATGGCAGGAGCAGGCTCCAAAGCTGAAAGCGATGCTGGATGGTGTGCGGGATGCCATTGCAAATGGCGATGTGGTTACCAGGCGTCAGGCGATTGCAGATCTGATCAGGCATGCAGCGGTGTTTGCAAGTGCACCTGATATTATCAGGGCTGGGATAGTGGATACATCTTTTGCTGTGGATGCACGTCCATGGCTGGATGCGATGCAGTTGTGGGGAAGAGCGCTGCAGTTGACAGCTGCAGGGCTGGAAGCTGCTGATCATGGAAGTAATGCAGCGGGTCGTTATTTTGCGAATGCGAAGAAGTTGGCTGCAGAAGCGGCGGCGATGCAGACGATACCTGGTGCGACGCGTTTTGGTGGAGCGATTAAGATTGCGGACGGGGTGTTGGATGAGTTTGTGGCGAGTGCGCCGAAAATGATTGCGATTGAGAAGTAG